The following are encoded together in the Phaseolus vulgaris cultivar G19833 chromosome 9, P. vulgaris v2.0, whole genome shotgun sequence genome:
- the LOC137820179 gene encoding cation-chloride cotransporter 1 — MDRENGDGDIEGGGGDDGFRSSIGRKYRPVLANDRAVLEMSSIDPGSSSSSTSAFADHPPNLRKVKTSVNGSSDAKEGNALHQQQPNGTQQQESKLELFGFDSLVNILGLKSMTGEHVAQPTSPRDGEDISITAGLPKPSAPKLGTLMGVFIPCIQSILGIIYYIRFSWIVGMAGIGETLLLVSLCGTCTFLTSISLSAIATNGAMKGGGPYYLIGRALGPEVGVSIGLCFFLGNAVAGALYVLGAVETFLKAVPAAGIFRETVTQVNGTAVAQPIESPSSHDLQIYGIIVTILLCFIVFGGVKMINRVAPAFLIPVLFSLVCIFLGVLLARKDHPTEGIVGLNSKTFRDNWSSDYQKTNDAGIPQPDGSTTWDFNSLVGLFFPAVTGIMAGSNRSSSLRDTQRSIPVGTLAATLTTSCLYLVSLVLFGSVASREKLLTDRLLTATIAWPFPSLIKIGIILSTMGAALQSLTGAPRLLAAIANDDILPILNYFKVADGGEPHVATFFTAFLCIGCVIIGNLDLITPTVTMFFLLCYTGVNLSCFLLDLLDAPSWRPRWKFHHWSTSLVGALLCIVIMFLISWSFTVVSLALASLIYKYVSIKGKAGDWGDGFKSAYFQLALRSLRSLGANQVHPKNWYPIPLIFCRPWGKLPENVPCHPKLADFANCMKKKGRGMSIFVSILDGDYHECAEDAKTACKQLSTYIDYKNCEGVAEIVVAPNMSEGFRGIIQTMGLGNLKPNIVVMRYPEIWRRENLTEIPATFVGIINDCIVANKAVVIVKGLDEWPNEYQRQYGTIDLYWIVRDGGLMLLLSQLLLTKASFENCKIQVFCIAEDDGDAEGLKADVKKFLYDLRMQAEVFVITMKWDAQMDGGGGSPQDESTEAFTSAQQRIEDYLTQMKVGAQTEGTPLMADGKPVIVNEKQVEKFLYTTLKLNSIILRYSRMAAVVLVSLPPPPLSHPAYFYMEYMDLLLENVPRILIVRGYRRDVVTLFT, encoded by the exons ATGGATCGAGAAAATGGCGACGGTGACATTGAAGGCGGTGGCGGCGATGATGGTTTTCGTTCGTCGATTGGCCGCAAGTATCGTCCTGTGTTGGCCAATGATCGTGCGGTGCTCGAAATGTCTTCCATAGATCCGggatcttcttcttcttccacttcTGCATTTGCAGATCATCCTCCCAATCTAAG AAAAGTGAAAACTAGTGTTAATGGGAGTTCGGATGCTAAAGAAGGGAACGCTCTTCATCAACAGCAACCTAATGGAACCCAGCAGCAGGAATCTAAACTGGAACTGTTCGGTTTCGATTCACTTGTCAACATTCTTGGTCTCAAAAG TATGACTGGTGAGCACGTTGCACAACCAACCAGTCCTAGAGACGGTGAGGATATATCCATCACTGCTGGCTTGCCAAAG CCTTCTGCTCCCAAACTTGGTACACTAATGGGCGTATTTATTCCATGTATACAAAGCATTTTGGGCATCATCTACTACATTCGTTTCTCTTG GATTGTTGGCATGGCTGGCATAGGAGAGACATTGTTGCTTGTTTCTTTATGTGGCACCTGTACATTCCTTACTTCAATATCATTGAGTGCTATTGCAACCAATGGTGCCATGAAG GGTGGGGGACCTTACTATCTAATAGGTCGAGCCCTTGGTCCTGAAGTTGGAGTTAGCATTGGTCTATGCTTCTTCCTTGGAAATGCAGTTGCCGGAGCACT TTATGTATTGGGAGCTGTAGAAACGTTTTTGAAAGCAGTTCCTGCTGCTGGGATTTTTAGAG AGACTGTTACACAAGTTAATGGGACTGCGGTGGCACAACCAATAGAGAGTCCAAGTTCTCATGACTTGCAAATATATGGGATTATTGTGACTATTTTGTTATGCTTTATTGTATTTGGAGGTGTGAAGATGATAAATCGGGTTGCACCTGCTTTTCTCATTCCTGTTTTATTTTCACTCGTGTGCATATTTTTGGGAGTTCTTTTGGCAAGGAAGGATCATCCTACAG AGGGAATTGTTGGGCTGAATTCAAAGACATTTAGGGACAATTGGAGTTCAGATTATCAAAAGACTAATGATGCTGGAATTCCACAACCTGATGGTTCGACAACCTGGGATTTCAA TTCATTGGTAGGCCTCTTTTTCCCTGCTGTGACGGGAATAATGGCAGGTTCTAATCGATCATCTTCACTGAGAGATACTCAGCGATCAATTCCTGTTGGAACTTTAGCAGCAACTCTTACAACTAGTTGTCTGTATCTTGTTTCTTTGGTATTGTTTGGCTCCGTTGCCAGCAGAGAGAAGCTTTTAACGGACAG GCTACTCACAGCTACAATTGCATGGCCTTTTCcttcattaattaaaattggAATTATTCTTTCGACTATGGGTGCTGCTCTTCAGAGCCTGACTGGTGCCCCACGTCTGCTCGCAGCAATAGCCAATGATGATATTTTACCTATTTTGAACTACTTTAAAGTTGCAGATGGCGGTGAACCACATGTTGCTACCTTTTTCACTGCTTTCTTGTGTATCGGATGTGTCATTATTGGGAATCTGGATCTTATCACTCCAACTGTAACTATGTTTTTCCTTCTATGTTACACTGGTGTCAACTTATCCTGCTTCCTTCTCGATCTACTAGATGCCCCTAGTTGGCGTCCTCGGTGGAAATTTCACCATTGGAGTACGTCCCTTGTGGGAGCATTACTATGCATAG tgATCATGTTCCTAATTTCCTGGTCATTCACCGTGGTATCTTTGGCCCTTGCAAGCCTCATATATAAGTACGTGAGCATTAAAGGAAAGGCTGGGGACTGGGGAGATGGTTTCAAAAGTGCCTATTTCCAACTAGCACTTCGTAGCCTTCGGTCCCTAGGAG CAAACCAAGTGCACCCAAAGAATTGGTATCCAATTCCACTAATATTTTGCCGACCCTGGGGCAAACTGCCAGAAAACGTTCCCTGTCATCCCAAACTTGCAGATTTTGCCAATTGCATGAAGAAGAAAGGTCGAGGAATGTCCATATTTGTTTCTATACTAGATGGCGATTACCATGAATGTGCTGAAGATGCCAAAACTGCTTGTAAACAACTTAGCACCTACATTGATTACAAAAATTGTGAAGGTGTGGCTGAGATTGTTGTTGCTCCTAACATGTCTGAAGGCTTCCGTGGCATTATTCAGACAATGGGCCTGGGCAATCTCAAACCAAACATTGTGGTGATGCGTTACCCAGAAATTTGGCGAAGGGAAAACTTGACAGAAATCCCTGCCACCTTTGTTGGGATAATCAATGATTGCATTGTTGCAAACAAAGCTGTGGTTATAGTTAAGGGTCTTGATGAATGGCCGAATGAGTACCAGAGGCAGTATGGTACAATTGATTTGTACTGGATTGTAAGAGATGGTGGTCTCATGCTGCTTCTCTCTCAGCTCCTTCTTACCAAGGCGAGCTTTGAGAATTGTAAGATTCAGGTGTTTTGTATCGCAGAAGATGACGGGGATGCAGAGGGACTGAAAGCTGATGTGAAAAAATTCCTTTATGATCTTCGGATGCAAGCGGAAGTGTTTGTGATAACAATGAAATGGGATGCACAGATGGATGGGGGTGGTGGGTCTCCACAAGACGAGTCAACGGAAGCATTTACTAGTGCTCAGCAGAGAATTGAAGATTACTTAACCCAGATGAAGGTGGGAGCCCAGACAGAAGGTACTCCTCTAATGGCAGATGGTAAACCTGTGATTGTGAACGAGAAGCAGGTTGAGAAATTTCTTTACACAACACTTAAGCTGAATTCAATAATTTTGAGATATTCAAGAATGGCTGCTGTTGTATTGGTAAGTCTTCCTCCACCTCCACTGAGTCACCCAGCATACTTCTATATGGAATACATGGATCTGTTGCTGGAGAATGTACCAAGGATTTTGATTGTAAGAGGTTATCGTAGAGACGTTGTAACTCTATTCACGTAG
- the LOC137820452 gene encoding BTB/POZ domain-containing protein At1g30440, producing the protein MACVKLGSKTDAFQRQGQAWFCTTGLPSDIVVEVGEMSFHLHKFPLLSRSGVLERRIAEVSESEEECVISLSDIPGGAKTFELVAKFCYGVKLELTSSNVVYLWCAAELLEMTEEYGEGNLITQAETFFNQVVLRSWKDSLRALQTCDDVSDHAEELHIVKRCIESLAAKASTDPNLFGWPVLERGGPLQSPGGSVLWNGISTGARPKNSSADWWYEDVSNLSLPLYKRLIDIMESRGIRQEIIAGSLAFYAKTYLPMLNRRQVSGESSTRLTQVAMGSPLSEDDQKILLEEIDGLLSMQKGLVQTKFLFGLLRTAMILRVSPSCISNLEKRIGMQLDQATLEDLLMPNFSYSMETLYNVDCVQRILDHFLAMDQVTGCASPCSIDDGQLIGSPSLTPITMVAKLIDGYLAEVAPDINLKLPKFQALAAAVPEYARPLDDGLYRALDIYLKSHPWLVESEREQLCRLMDCQKLSLEACTHAAQNERLPIRTIFQVLFFEQLQLRTSIAGCFLVSDNLDGSRQLRSGVVGSTEGGWASAVKENQVLKVGMDNMRMRVCELEKECSNMRQEIEKLGRSKGSSAWGTVSKKLGFKMKSQMCSAQEGSVSNQNNANNKVEKLKERHVKHKKSSSISDKASVSSIVHS; encoded by the exons ATGGCTTGCGTGAAATTGGGTTCCAAAACTGATGCTTTCCAGCGTCAAGGGCAGGCCTG GTTCTGCACGACTGGGCTTCCTAGTGATATAGTTGTTGAAGTTGGAGAGATGTCCTTTCATCTTCACAAG TTCCCTTTGCTCTCTAGAAGTGGTGTTCTGGAAAGAAGGATTGCTGAGGTTTCTGAATCAGAGGAAGAATGTGTCATATCCCTCAGTGACATTCCTGGCGGTGCCAAAACATTTGAACTTGTTGCAAAATTCTGCTATGGAGTGAAACTTGAACTGACATCATCAAATGTTGTGTACCTCTGGTGTGCTGCAGAGCTTCTAGAAATGACTGAGGAATATGGTGAAGGTAATCTTATTACACAGGCTGAAACCTTTTTCAATCAAGTGGTACTCCGCAGTTGGAAAGACTCTCTGAGGGCACTTCAAACCTGTGACGATGTTTCGGACCATGCTGAAGAGCTCCACATTGTGAAAAGATGTATTGAGTCACTAGCAGCAAAGGCGTCTACCGACCCAAATTTATTCGGGTGGCCAGTGCTGGAGCGTGGTGGTCCTTTGCAGAGCCCTGGTGGAAGTGTTTTGTGGAATGGAATAAGTACTGGGGCAAGACCAAAAAATTCAAGTGCAGATTGGTGGTATGAGGATGTATCGAATTTGAGTTTACCTCTTTATAAGAGATTAATAGATATCATGGAATCTCGAGGCATTAGGCAGGAGATTATCGCCGGTTCTCTTGCTTTCTATGCTAAAACATATCTGCCTATGTTAAATCGACGTCAGGTTTCTGGTGAGTCCAGCACCCGCCTTACACAGGTAGCTATGGGGTCTCCACTATCTGAAGATGACCAGAAGATTCTGCTGGAAGAGATTGATGGTTTGCTCTCAATGCAGAAGGGCCTGGTCCAAACAAAGTTCTTGTTTGGTTTACTTCGAACAGCCATGATTCTACGAGTGAGCCCCTCTTGCATATCTAATTTGGAAAAACGGATCGGCATGCAGCTTGACCAAGCTACTCTAGAAGATCTCTTAATGCCAAATTTCTCATATTCTATGGAGACACTTTACAATGTTGACTGTGTGCAAAGAATTCTTGACCATTTCCTTGCCATGGATCAGGTTACTGGCTGTGCCTCTCCATGCTCAATCGACGATGGTCAATTGATTGGATCACCTTCATTAACACCAATCACCATGGTAGCCAAGCTGATTGATGGTTACCTTGCAGAGGTTGCCccagatattaatttaaaacttCCCAAGTTTCAGGCCCTCGCCGCAGCAGTTCCCGAGTATGCCCGGCCTTTGGATGATGGTTTATATCGTGCATTAGATATTTACTTGAAG TCTCACCCATGGTTGGTGGAGTCTGAGAGAGAGCAGCTATGTAGGCTGATGGATTGCCAGAAGCTCTCATTAGAGGCATGCACGCATGCGGCGCAGAACGAGAGGCTACCGATCAGAACAATCTTTCAAGTTCTATTTTTCGAGCAGCTTCAGCTCCGGACTTCCATAGCCGGTTGCTTTCTAGTTTCGGATAATCTGGACGGATCGAGGCAGTTGAGAAGTGGTGTTGTTGGATCTACAGAGGGTGGGTGGGCATCAGCAGTGAAGGAAAATCAGGTTTTGAAAGTGGGAATGGACAACATGAGGATGAGGGTGTGTGAGCTTGAGAAGGAATGTTCAAACATGAGGCAGGAGATTGAGAAATTGGGTCGTTCAAAGGGATCAAGCGCCTGGGGAACTGTTTCTAAGAAACTTGGGTTTAAGATGAAGTCTCAGATGTGTAGTGCTCAAGAAGGGTCAGTTAGCAACCAGAACAATGCAAATAATAAGGTTGAGAAGTTGAAAGAAAGACATGTAAAGCACAAGAAAAGTTCTTCTATTAGTGACAAAGCATCAgtttcttcaattgttcattcATAG